Proteins from a genomic interval of Psychrobacter urativorans:
- a CDS encoding Bax inhibitor-1/YccA family membrane protein, protein MANPIVSRAELAIGGTPMTVKGVIQKTSLLLGLSALTGVGFFFYALMAGLSQGFITMAAFGSMFAAFGLAMFITFKPHKAKTFAVPYALLEGIFLGGISLFFMRMYPSVPVTAMCATFVTAAVMLGLYRSGLVKVTAKFRSIVTSALIAIMLVYVAQWILSLAFGSSLPFLFEGGMISIGFSLFVILIASFTLLMDFDNIDRGVAAGVSEDYEWLFSIGILATLVWMYIEFMRLLSYLQD, encoded by the coding sequence ATGGCTAATCCTATTGTCAGTCGCGCAGAGCTTGCGATTGGTGGCACGCCGATGACCGTCAAAGGCGTAATACAAAAGACCAGTTTATTACTTGGGTTATCTGCCCTGACTGGTGTGGGCTTTTTCTTTTATGCGCTTATGGCAGGTCTGTCGCAAGGTTTTATTACAATGGCAGCCTTTGGCAGTATGTTCGCCGCATTTGGCTTGGCAATGTTTATCACTTTTAAACCACACAAAGCCAAAACTTTTGCAGTGCCTTATGCACTATTAGAAGGTATTTTCTTAGGCGGTATCTCACTATTTTTCATGAGAATGTATCCAAGCGTGCCCGTTACTGCAATGTGTGCAACCTTTGTGACCGCAGCGGTTATGCTGGGCTTATACCGTTCTGGACTGGTTAAAGTGACTGCGAAATTTCGCTCAATCGTTACCTCAGCCCTGATTGCTATTATGTTGGTTTATGTCGCGCAGTGGATATTGTCGCTAGCCTTTGGCTCAAGCCTACCGTTCTTATTTGAAGGCGGCATGATTTCTATTGGCTTTAGCTTATTCGTAATTCTTATCGCTTCTTTCACGCTGTTAATGGACTTTGATAACATTGATCGTGGCGTTGCAGCAGGGGTTTCTGAAGACTATGAATGGTTATTCAGCATCGGTATTCTTGCTACACTCGTATGGATGTATATTGAATTTATGCGTCTGCTAAGCTATCTACAAGATTAA
- a CDS encoding tetratricopeptide repeat protein, whose product MQLSKTMFISSMIIGTLSLTACETVPIAAMSTTTTSTNSIKTSVTQVPVTKVIVSSENMSPKNVVSKNATSEYMITEDDYVDEDEAQHYPLEPYIIPKLPTSSDRITQQAPAVPSHHDEKIQQPVPPSYQDLLERARQKSQQPTHATTSNNSSLPAFQKLMQTGMSQLQAGDLTAAESSFTRAQRLVPQSSAVYFYLAQVALKKNQPHKAEAMARRGLSFSTDTNQRRALWQLVLRSGQLQNNARVIKEAQQALR is encoded by the coding sequence ATGCAACTCTCTAAAACGATGTTTATCAGCAGCATGATAATCGGCACACTCAGCCTAACTGCCTGTGAAACGGTACCGATAGCAGCGATGTCTACTACAACGACGTCTACTAATAGTATCAAAACGTCTGTCACTCAAGTTCCTGTCACTAAAGTCATTGTTAGTTCAGAAAATATGAGTCCAAAAAATGTCGTTTCAAAAAATGCGACTTCAGAATATATGATTACCGAAGATGACTATGTCGACGAAGATGAGGCACAGCACTACCCTCTTGAACCTTATATCATACCTAAGCTGCCAACGTCTTCAGACCGCATAACACAACAAGCACCTGCTGTGCCTTCTCACCATGATGAAAAAATACAGCAACCTGTACCTCCCTCTTATCAGGATTTATTAGAACGCGCACGCCAAAAATCACAACAGCCGACTCATGCTACTACCTCGAATAATAGCAGCTTGCCAGCATTTCAAAAACTAATGCAAACCGGTATGAGTCAACTACAAGCAGGGGACTTAACTGCTGCAGAAAGTAGCTTTACTCGTGCTCAACGTCTCGTGCCTCAGTCGTCAGCGGTATATTTTTATTTGGCACAAGTGGCGCTTAAAAAGAATCAGCCGCATAAAGCGGAAGCCATGGCACGACGCGGTCTCAGTTTCTCGACAGATACCAATCAGCGTCGTGCTTTATGGCAGCTTGTATTGCGCTCAGGGCAACTACAGAACAATGCACGCGTTATTAAAGAGGCGCAGCAAGCTCTACGTTAG
- a CDS encoding aspartate kinase, which yields MALIVQKYGGTSMGSIDRIKNVAKRVKRWHDNGHQIVVVVSAMSGETNRLIDLARQISSQPDPREYDQMVSTGEQVSISLLAMAIKELGVGAQSFTGRQVAIKTDSAHNKARIESIEDKNIREQLDAGNVVIVAGFQGIDEQGNATTLGRGGSDTTGVAIAAALGADECQIYTDVDGVYTTDPRVTSKAKKLEKITFEEMLEMASLGSKILQIRSVEFAGKYGVPLRVLSSFDEDNDGSFDQDFQDNVGTLITIDEGDNMEQAIISGIAFNRDEAKIVVRDVPDHPGIASAILSPIGRANIEIDMIVQNLSTNGMTDFSFTVNRSDMEKTMKVLNEEVKDEIGAKEVIGNSDVVKVSLVGVGMRSHAGVASLMFQTLAENNINIQMISTSEIKVSVLIQEQYLEKAVKSLHTAFGLDRVDGDTKVAGQ from the coding sequence ATGGCGTTAATAGTACAAAAATACGGCGGCACCTCAATGGGCAGTATCGACCGTATCAAAAATGTCGCTAAGCGGGTGAAACGCTGGCATGATAACGGTCATCAAATTGTCGTTGTTGTTTCTGCTATGAGCGGCGAGACCAACCGTCTTATCGACTTGGCACGCCAAATCAGCAGCCAGCCTGATCCACGTGAATATGACCAAATGGTGTCAACCGGTGAGCAAGTATCCATCTCACTGCTCGCCATGGCGATTAAAGAACTGGGTGTTGGCGCACAGTCTTTTACTGGTCGCCAAGTTGCCATTAAAACTGACAGCGCGCATAATAAAGCCCGTATCGAGTCTATTGAAGATAAAAATATTCGTGAGCAATTAGACGCCGGTAATGTGGTTATCGTTGCAGGCTTTCAAGGTATAGATGAGCAAGGCAATGCGACCACTTTAGGTCGTGGCGGTTCTGATACCACTGGTGTTGCGATTGCAGCAGCATTGGGTGCGGATGAATGTCAGATTTATACTGATGTCGATGGCGTTTATACCACTGATCCACGGGTCACTTCAAAAGCCAAAAAACTTGAAAAGATTACTTTTGAAGAAATGCTAGAGATGGCGAGTTTGGGCTCAAAGATTTTGCAAATTCGCTCGGTAGAGTTTGCAGGTAAATATGGCGTACCGTTACGCGTGTTGTCTAGCTTTGATGAAGACAATGACGGCAGCTTTGATCAAGACTTTCAAGACAATGTCGGCACCCTAATTACGATAGACGAAGGAGACAACATGGAACAGGCAATCATCTCAGGTATCGCCTTTAATCGCGATGAAGCAAAAATTGTGGTACGCGATGTGCCTGATCACCCTGGTATTGCGTCGGCAATTTTAAGCCCTATCGGTCGCGCAAATATCGAAATTGATATGATAGTCCAAAACCTATCGACCAATGGCATGACTGATTTTAGCTTCACCGTCAATCGCTCTGACATGGAAAAAACCATGAAAGTGTTGAATGAAGAAGTAAAAGACGAGATTGGTGCTAAAGAAGTGATCGGTAACAGTGATGTCGTTAAAGTATCATTGGTTGGCGTTGGCATGCGCTCACACGCAGGTGTTGCTAGCTTGATGTTCCAAACATTGGCTGAAAACAATATCAATATCCAAATGATATCAACCAGCGAAATCAAAGTATCAGTGCTTATCCAAGAGCAATATTTAGAAAAAGCGGTTAAATCACTGCATACTGCTTTTGGTCTTGACCGCGTAGACGGTGACACTAAAGTTGCTGGACAATAA
- the prmA gene encoding 50S ribosomal protein L11 methyltransferase: protein MAWQQLHLQCEKANVDFAEALLLEAGALSISLDDAGDQPLFEPLPGESPLWDEVILVGLFDATTDIGSRQAVEQLSHDIAAQVHASRTWVTSVDDKDWEREWMSHYNPIECANNLWIVPNWLTPPNPEATNIIMDPGLAFGTGYHATTRLCLDWLTEQDLTDKVVIDYGCGSGILGVAALLLGARHVYAVDIDPQAVLATNQNAARNHVEGKLQAFLPEEFNAYCAQNNVAPVDTIVANILAKPLIGLAPYFATLIAPKGRIVLAGLIESQTEQVTDAYSPYFALDAKHAFTAQEDQHWQRLSGTFTG, encoded by the coding sequence ATGGCATGGCAACAACTGCACCTACAATGTGAAAAAGCAAATGTTGATTTCGCAGAAGCACTCTTATTAGAAGCGGGTGCATTATCTATCTCGCTAGATGATGCCGGAGATCAGCCGTTATTTGAGCCGTTACCTGGGGAATCGCCGCTGTGGGATGAGGTAATCTTGGTAGGGCTTTTTGATGCCACGACAGATATTGGTAGCCGACAAGCGGTTGAGCAATTGAGTCACGATATTGCCGCGCAAGTACACGCCAGTCGTACGTGGGTGACGTCGGTCGATGATAAAGACTGGGAACGTGAATGGATGTCGCATTACAACCCGATTGAATGCGCCAATAATCTATGGATTGTCCCAAATTGGCTGACACCGCCTAATCCTGAGGCGACCAATATTATTATGGATCCAGGTTTGGCATTTGGAACCGGCTATCATGCCACGACCCGCTTGTGCCTTGACTGGCTGACAGAGCAGGATTTAACCGATAAAGTGGTGATTGATTATGGTTGCGGCTCCGGTATTCTTGGGGTTGCAGCGTTATTATTAGGCGCGCGACACGTCTATGCCGTAGATATTGACCCGCAAGCGGTACTGGCTACTAACCAAAACGCGGCACGCAATCATGTTGAAGGTAAGCTACAAGCTTTCTTACCTGAAGAATTCAATGCTTATTGCGCTCAAAATAATGTTGCGCCAGTTGATACTATTGTCGCCAATATTTTAGCAAAACCACTCATTGGTCTTGCCCCTTATTTTGCCACATTAATTGCACCAAAAGGTCGTATTGTGCTGGCAGGATTAATTGAATCGCAGACTGAGCAAGTCACCGATGCTTACAGCCCTTACTTTGCACTCGATGCCAAGCACGCTTTCACGGCACAAGAAGACCAACATTGGCAGCGTTTATCAGGCACATTTACAGGCTAG
- a CDS encoding YeaC family protein, whose product MDKETILATLTPEVVEKFRMAIELSKWSDGRKLTAEQRETCMQAVMIWEHEHLSPSERTGYIHKPIKSDGSIVGEECDVEHEHHYPNMPNPKGAIQPVKFRDK is encoded by the coding sequence ATGGATAAAGAGACGATATTAGCAACACTAACGCCTGAAGTGGTTGAGAAATTTCGTATGGCTATTGAACTGAGTAAATGGTCTGATGGTCGTAAATTAACTGCCGAACAGCGCGAAACTTGTATGCAAGCGGTTATGATTTGGGAGCATGAACATCTATCCCCGTCTGAACGCACTGGCTATATTCATAAACCCATAAAAAGTGATGGCTCTATCGTTGGCGAGGAATGCGATGTTGAACATGAACATCATTATCCCAATATGCCAAATCCGAAAGGCGCTATTCAACCCGTAAAATTTCGTGATAAATAA
- a CDS encoding NAD(+) kinase, with amino-acid sequence MENSAQSERLPPLHESELLHAIKNPAFRRIGLMGRAGKRSVIQSLTRVAQTVNEMGLTLIMDVETANVPTLDLTEIEKVKIVERSLIGEICDLVIVVGGDGSILHAAEALAPYRVPVLGVNRGRLGFLADVNPDEVDFKLRQVLMGDYQLDYRFLLAMEIREGEQIIHADMALNDIVLHAGKSVHMIDFQMKIDGHDVYRQHSDGLIVATPTGSTAYALSGGGPIIHPSMDAICLVPMHPHTLSSRPIVVSGNSDISIRIHEDNRTQPMVSADGKQGMPLEQNQRLYIRKHPDKLTLLHPPGFDFYEACRTKLHWNVHAEEFSLDTDDDIIENE; translated from the coding sequence ATGGAAAACTCAGCGCAGTCAGAAAGATTGCCACCCTTACATGAATCAGAACTGTTGCATGCCATCAAAAACCCCGCCTTTCGTCGTATTGGTCTCATGGGGCGGGCAGGAAAACGCAGCGTTATCCAAAGTCTTACTAGAGTTGCCCAAACTGTCAATGAGATGGGTCTGACGCTGATTATGGATGTAGAAACTGCCAACGTACCAACCTTAGACCTTACTGAAATAGAAAAAGTCAAAATCGTTGAGCGCAGTTTAATTGGCGAGATTTGTGACTTAGTCATTGTCGTTGGTGGTGATGGGTCAATATTGCACGCTGCGGAAGCGTTAGCACCTTATCGCGTGCCTGTACTGGGTGTCAACCGTGGTCGCCTTGGATTTTTAGCCGATGTTAATCCTGACGAGGTTGATTTTAAACTGCGTCAAGTATTGATGGGTGACTATCAGCTGGATTATCGATTTTTATTGGCAATGGAGATTCGGGAAGGGGAGCAGATTATCCATGCCGATATGGCACTCAATGACATCGTACTCCACGCAGGCAAGTCCGTACATATGATCGATTTTCAAATGAAAATTGACGGTCATGATGTTTATCGTCAACATAGTGATGGCTTGATTGTCGCTACTCCTACCGGCTCAACGGCTTATGCACTATCCGGTGGTGGTCCTATTATCCATCCGAGTATGGATGCGATATGTCTGGTACCGATGCATCCGCATACGTTATCGAGTCGACCCATTGTAGTGAGTGGTAATAGCGACATTAGCATTCGTATTCATGAGGACAATCGTACGCAGCCGATGGTCAGTGCAGATGGTAAACAAGGCATGCCACTTGAGCAAAATCAGCGCTTATATATTCGTAAACATCCTGATAAATTGACCTTATTACACCCACCAGGTTTTGACTTCTATGAGGCTTGCCGCACCAAGCTGCACTGGAACGTACATGCTGAAGAGTTCAGTCTGGATACCGATGATGATATTATTGAAAATGAATGA
- a CDS encoding heavy metal translocating P-type ATPase, with amino-acid sequence MSSALSSTAAHYDAHSITQGLVLPPAGQCFHCGDPVPRPPFHTKVLGISREMCCMGCQLASQSIVEAGLEQYYLDRSEINRTASLPTQLNRLEAYDHDEIKSQFVYAQDGLSVAELSVNNLRCAACTWLIESRLYEIEGISKCQVNLTNQRMRVVWDESKLPISRILAVINALGYEAKPYRQDTHEAMLAKHTNKMLLRLGIAALGAMQAMMYAVALYFGEYSDMLIMQRDFLRWVSLFVSIPVFFYAGVPFFTSAWSAIRARQVNMDVPVSIALIFTFFASLYATITGHGQTYYDSVSMFIFFLLAGRYIEHNARLKAATMANDLVVVEPILVQKIAEDKAAAELILQHLKSSDNNESPAVIPNVLNTQSDVLSTATSSTATPKFSPDFMQSMDAGTLQMTTRIAKEWQQKANPKMQSSVQQPTTEQNLSIEQKKMVTAQSLQVGDIIMIDAGAEIISDGILLSKTATVSQSLLTGEGDLILKNEGDYIVGGSQNDSQPFVMLVTALTEDSQIGLIDRLMNRAMSEKPKLAQQADKLARWFVARILVLSVLVFVGWYIVDPSQALWATVAVLVATCPCALSLATPIALTVATNRLASYGFLTTRGHTLQTLAEITHVAFDKTGTLTYGKPNLLDIELLAPINAISDVTDQKDKVLSIAAALEVGSRHPIAHALLTAAYQLHLPATQHLQHYPAGGVEALIDGVLYRIGHVNFALDSQGSHKLNIDLDTHRASSAVVLSYQTLPCQTSSCQKQSASWQALACFYFNDKVRDTAKPMLDKLKALGIDSIMLTGDPSPQALTLADSLGMQSAYNGLSPTDKVNHIQQLQAQGAVVLMVGDGINDAPVLAAADVSTSIAGAADLAQVSSDSIILNGQIEAIYAAKRIANKTECIIKQNFRWALGYNFSVLIPAVFGYVPPWLAAIGMSLSSLIVVLNALRLKRA; translated from the coding sequence ATGTCCAGCGCCTTGTCATCTACCGCCGCTCATTACGACGCTCACTCTATTACTCAAGGCTTGGTGCTACCACCAGCAGGACAATGTTTTCATTGCGGTGACCCCGTGCCACGACCACCTTTTCATACGAAGGTATTGGGAATATCGCGTGAGATGTGCTGTATGGGTTGTCAGCTCGCGTCACAAAGCATCGTGGAGGCTGGACTTGAGCAATATTATCTTGATCGCTCAGAGATTAACCGCACAGCAAGTTTGCCCACGCAGTTGAACCGTCTAGAAGCCTATGACCACGATGAAATAAAATCGCAATTTGTCTATGCACAGGACGGTCTATCGGTGGCGGAGTTGTCCGTTAATAACTTGCGCTGTGCGGCGTGTACGTGGTTAATTGAGTCGCGGTTATATGAAATCGAGGGCATTAGTAAATGTCAGGTGAACTTGACCAATCAGCGTATGCGTGTGGTGTGGGACGAAAGCAAATTGCCGATTAGCCGTATCTTAGCGGTGATTAATGCTCTCGGTTATGAAGCCAAGCCGTATCGGCAAGATACCCACGAAGCGATGTTGGCAAAACATACCAATAAAATGCTGTTACGACTGGGTATTGCTGCGCTTGGGGCGATGCAAGCGATGATGTATGCCGTGGCGCTCTATTTTGGTGAATATAGTGACATGTTGATAATGCAGCGTGATTTTTTACGTTGGGTATCGTTATTTGTTAGTATTCCAGTGTTCTTTTATGCGGGTGTGCCATTTTTTACCTCGGCATGGTCAGCGATTCGCGCGCGCCAAGTTAATATGGATGTACCGGTTAGTATCGCGCTGATTTTTACTTTTTTCGCCAGTCTTTACGCGACTATTACTGGACATGGTCAGACCTATTACGATTCGGTCAGTATGTTTATTTTCTTTTTATTGGCAGGGCGTTATATTGAGCACAATGCACGTCTAAAAGCGGCAACGATGGCGAATGATTTGGTCGTCGTTGAACCTATTTTAGTACAAAAAATTGCGGAAGATAAAGCCGCGGCTGAGTTAATTTTACAGCATTTAAAATCGTCTGATAATAATGAATCTCCCGCAGTTATTCCTAATGTGCTAAACACTCAAAGTGACGTTCTAAGCACGGCTACATCAAGCACAGCCACACCAAAGTTTTCACCCGATTTTATGCAAAGTATGGACGCTGGCACGCTACAAATGACGACGCGTATTGCCAAAGAATGGCAGCAGAAAGCCAATCCGAAAATGCAGTCTTCAGTACAACAACCGACTACTGAACAAAATCTAAGTATAGAACAAAAAAAAATGGTAACCGCGCAAAGCCTGCAAGTTGGCGACATCATTATGATTGATGCCGGTGCTGAAATTATCAGTGATGGTATTTTGCTCAGTAAAACTGCCACCGTATCCCAAAGTTTATTAACAGGCGAGGGCGATTTAATCCTCAAAAATGAAGGGGATTATATTGTCGGTGGTTCACAGAATGACAGTCAGCCCTTTGTAATGCTGGTGACCGCACTGACGGAAGACAGTCAGATTGGTCTGATTGATAGGCTCATGAACCGTGCAATGAGTGAAAAACCAAAACTAGCGCAGCAGGCGGATAAGCTGGCTCGCTGGTTTGTCGCCCGAATTTTGGTATTATCGGTATTGGTGTTTGTGGGTTGGTATATTGTAGACCCAAGCCAAGCGCTGTGGGCGACCGTCGCGGTATTAGTCGCCACTTGTCCTTGTGCGCTCTCGCTCGCCACGCCTATTGCTTTAACCGTTGCGACCAATCGTTTGGCGAGCTATGGCTTTTTGACTACTCGCGGTCATACGCTGCAAACCTTAGCAGAGATTACCCATGTTGCTTTTGATAAGACAGGAACGCTGACTTATGGTAAGCCCAATTTATTAGATATTGAGTTATTAGCGCCCATTAACGCTATATCGGACGTCACTGACCAAAAAGATAAGGTGTTATCCATTGCAGCTGCTCTAGAAGTTGGCAGCCGGCATCCGATTGCGCATGCACTGCTTACAGCAGCCTATCAGTTGCATTTACCTGCTACTCAACATTTACAGCACTATCCCGCAGGTGGCGTAGAGGCGCTGATTGATGGGGTGTTATATCGAATCGGTCATGTGAATTTTGCTTTAGACAGTCAGGGCAGTCATAAGTTAAATATTGACTTAGATACCCATCGTGCCAGCTCGGCGGTGGTATTATCTTATCAAACCTTGCCTTGTCAAACATCATCTTGCCAAAAACAGTCTGCTTCATGGCAAGCGTTGGCTTGTTTTTACTTTAATGATAAGGTGCGTGATACGGCAAAACCGATGCTAGATAAACTTAAAGCACTCGGTATTGACTCAATAATGCTAACCGGCGACCCAAGCCCACAAGCGCTTACACTTGCAGATTCTTTAGGGATGCAGTCGGCATATAACGGATTATCACCCACAGATAAAGTGAACCATATTCAGCAATTACAAGCGCAGGGCGCAGTGGTACTTATGGTTGGTGATGGCATTAATGATGCCCCCGTTTTAGCTGCTGCTGATGTGTCAACCTCCATTGCAGGTGCTGCTGATTTGGCGCAGGTATCAAGCGATAGTATTATCCTTAACGGTCAAATTGAAGCCATTTACGCCGCTAAACGTATCGCTAATAAAACAGAATGTATTATCAAACAAAACTTCCGCTGGGCACTGGGCTATAATTTTAGTGTCCTTATACCCGCCGTGTTTGGTTATGTGCCACCGTGGCTTGCCGCCATTGGTATGTCACTTAGCTCTTTAATCGTGGTGCTCAATGCACTACGTTTAAAACGGGCTTAG
- the mrcB gene encoding penicillin-binding protein 1B has translation MQKSPSTLSQYPKSAVNTLPSQQRGLVFSSILLIIVIVGMVLLALYLVKLDRTITNKFEGKRWDIPAKVYSQPLELYQDAKVNDSTIKTWLELLNYRSNKFHERTGTFYKSGNDYIIHTRGFTYSASDVDKEQVIKMTIVDNKIKSIQSTQQNASGIIRLEPVSIGGIYPDNNEDRLVVSLEDVPQPLIDALIATEDRGFYEHKGVSVRGIGRAVLNNFTGGARQGGSTITQQLIKNFYLNSDRTIKRKANEAIMAVLLELHYSKDQILQAYLNEIYLGQNGNRSINGFGLASEFYFDQPLSELRIDQQALLVGMAKGPSVYNPRRHPEAAKTRRNIVLNNMLTIGTLSQKDYDTAIAKPLSVIDKPADGKSRFPDFLDIVKRELNDVYYSDDLKNEGLIIISTLDPITQMAADKSVSSKLNELRRTSSKTKELQGALVSANPETGELVAVVGSGSEFTGFNRAVDAKRQVGSLLKPVIYMTALESGRYNLASSIDDSPITVNLSDGTDWTPKNYDGRDHGQVSFTTAIAQSYNQSAVRLGMEFGIDTFTKQLRRLGVEEKIPNYPSVLLGSVNLSPMDMLGVYQVFATGGFRTPIHSIRTVIDDKGRILQRTGLNTQRSIPPETNYLTNYALQQVVKTGTARRIESLGSDLNLAGKTGTTNDYRDAWFAGYSGNYVSVVWVGRDDNKPIGLSGGTGALPVWVDYMSRLKLTPVSMPKPEGIEWLWLENNSGKLSNERCPDARYLPVMSAYLPQETSSCATDLYQQDRAREQMQWQSQQDDINQQRRREGLDIPNNEVIDEQNSNDDMNESIGKVFKRAIDLFKSQ, from the coding sequence GTGCAAAAATCCCCTTCTACTCTATCACAGTATCCTAAGTCTGCCGTAAATACCCTACCGTCGCAGCAGCGTGGGCTTGTGTTTAGCAGTATTTTATTAATTATTGTCATCGTTGGCATGGTTTTATTGGCGCTGTATTTGGTCAAGCTTGATCGTACCATTACCAATAAGTTCGAGGGTAAACGCTGGGATATTCCAGCAAAGGTGTACTCACAGCCGCTTGAACTCTATCAAGACGCCAAAGTAAACGATAGCACCATTAAAACGTGGCTTGAGCTGCTCAATTACCGCAGCAATAAATTTCATGAGCGCACGGGTACTTTTTATAAGTCAGGCAATGATTACATTATTCATACACGTGGTTTTACCTATAGCGCCAGTGATGTTGATAAAGAACAAGTTATCAAGATGACCATCGTGGATAATAAGATTAAGTCGATTCAAAGCACCCAACAAAATGCATCAGGAATTATTCGACTTGAGCCGGTAAGTATTGGCGGTATTTATCCCGATAATAATGAAGATCGCTTGGTCGTTTCATTAGAAGACGTGCCGCAGCCGCTGATTGATGCGCTGATTGCTACTGAAGATCGTGGTTTTTATGAACATAAAGGGGTTTCGGTACGTGGTATCGGTCGCGCTGTCCTGAATAACTTTACAGGGGGCGCTCGACAAGGTGGCTCGACCATTACGCAGCAGCTGATTAAGAACTTTTACCTCAACTCTGACCGCACGATTAAACGTAAAGCGAATGAGGCAATAATGGCAGTGCTCCTTGAGCTGCATTATAGCAAAGATCAGATTTTGCAGGCTTATCTCAACGAGATTTACTTGGGTCAAAACGGCAATCGCTCCATTAATGGTTTTGGCTTGGCTTCAGAGTTTTATTTCGACCAGCCACTTAGTGAGTTGCGTATCGATCAGCAAGCTTTATTGGTGGGTATGGCAAAAGGACCGAGCGTCTACAATCCACGCCGCCATCCAGAAGCCGCTAAAACACGCCGTAATATTGTACTGAATAATATGCTGACTATAGGCACACTTTCGCAAAAAGACTATGATACGGCTATCGCTAAGCCACTCAGCGTTATTGATAAACCTGCGGACGGTAAAAGCCGTTTTCCTGACTTTTTAGATATTGTCAAACGTGAGCTTAATGACGTTTATTATTCAGATGACCTCAAAAATGAAGGTCTCATTATTATCAGTACGCTGGACCCTATTACCCAAATGGCAGCGGATAAATCTGTTTCCAGCAAACTTAACGAGCTACGTCGTACGAGCAGCAAAACCAAGGAGTTACAAGGCGCATTGGTTAGTGCCAACCCTGAAACTGGCGAGCTGGTTGCTGTGGTAGGCAGTGGTAGCGAATTTACTGGCTTTAATCGTGCTGTCGATGCCAAACGCCAAGTGGGTTCATTATTAAAACCGGTCATTTATATGACCGCGTTAGAAAGTGGTCGTTATAATTTGGCAAGCTCTATAGATGATTCACCGATTACGGTTAATCTAAGCGATGGTACCGACTGGACGCCTAAAAACTATGACGGGCGCGATCATGGTCAGGTATCTTTCACCACCGCAATTGCCCAATCGTATAACCAAAGTGCCGTGCGCTTAGGCATGGAGTTTGGCATTGATACTTTTACCAAACAGTTACGCCGCTTAGGGGTTGAAGAAAAAATTCCTAACTATCCTTCCGTATTATTAGGTTCAGTCAATCTTAGCCCGATGGATATGCTTGGTGTTTATCAAGTTTTTGCCACTGGTGGTTTTCGCACACCCATTCATAGTATTCGTACGGTCATTGATGATAAAGGGCGTATTCTACAACGTACAGGGCTGAACACTCAGCGCAGTATCCCACCTGAGACCAACTACTTGACCAACTATGCTTTGCAGCAAGTGGTCAAAACTGGTACGGCTAGACGCATTGAATCGCTTGGTAGCGACCTTAATTTAGCGGGTAAAACTGGTACAACTAATGACTACCGTGATGCTTGGTTCGCAGGCTATAGCGGTAACTATGTCAGCGTGGTTTGGGTCGGGCGTGATGACAACAAACCGATTGGTTTAAGTGGTGGCACAGGGGCATTACCGGTATGGGTTGACTATATGAGCCGTCTTAAGTTAACGCCCGTATCGATGCCGAAACCTGAAGGAATTGAATGGTTATGGCTTGAAAATAACTCTGGTAAACTGTCTAATGAGCGCTGCCCTGATGCGCGCTATCTGCCAGTCATGTCGGCATACTTACCACAAGAAACTAGTAGTTGTGCGACTGACTTGTACCAGCAAGACCGTGCTCGTGAACAAATGCAGTGGCAAAGTCAGCAAGATGATATCAATCAACAGCGCCGCCGTGAGGGTTTAGATATTCCGAATAATGAAGTCATTGATGAGCAAAATAGTAATGATGACATGAACGAAAGTATTGGCAAAGTGTTTAAACGTGCTATTGACTTGTTCAAGAGCCAGTAA
- a CDS encoding HopJ type III effector protein gives MSLRQSDVSALLNGLNKKAIGFKDVISFIDDFYHYVPVPFVNGMVHNAAGENEGSAKIFGFAKHHGLNQLDTLKLFGEHYAHVQATPNGVDHANIRNFLHWGWQGFLMQNNPLTEL, from the coding sequence ATGAGTCTCCGCCAATCAGACGTTTCGGCTTTACTCAATGGTTTGAATAAAAAAGCCATTGGTTTCAAGGATGTTATCAGCTTTATTGATGACTTTTATCATTATGTTCCTGTGCCCTTTGTCAATGGCATGGTGCACAATGCTGCTGGCGAAAATGAAGGCAGTGCCAAGATTTTTGGTTTTGCCAAACATCATGGTCTCAATCAGCTGGACACCTTAAAGCTATTCGGTGAGCATTATGCACACGTGCAAGCAACACCAAATGGTGTCGATCATGCCAATATTCGTAATTTTTTACATTGGGGTTGGCAAGGGTTTTTGATGCAAAATAACCCTTTAACTGAGCTTTGA